From Nicotiana tabacum cultivar K326 chromosome 15, ASM71507v2, whole genome shotgun sequence, the proteins below share one genomic window:
- the LOC142169572 gene encoding uncharacterized protein LOC142169572 — protein MAITLNKILPDLSKLEPLDGNNYKCWSQKLLIFFEQLEVDYVLFNKSPADVVDDNSNTVTTVIVDDTAKKKFEKDNKTVQGHLLNHMTNPLFDLFINYKSAKVIWDSLEKKYGADDAEKKKYVVRKWIKFQMVDNKPIMEQVHEYENLIADVLNEGMEMCEIHQANVLLEKFPPS, from the coding sequence ATGGCTATcactttgaacaaaatacttccTGATCTGTCAAAGCTTGAACCTTTAGATGGAAACAATTATAAGTGTTGGTCCCagaaacttttaattttctttgaaCAGTTAGAAGTTGATTACGTTTTGTTTAATAAATCACCTGCTGATGTTGTTGATGATAATTCTAATACTGTTACtactgttattgttgatgatactgCTAAGAAGAAATTTGAAAAAGATAATAAAACTGTTCAAGGGCATCTGCTTAACCATATGACTAACCCTCTCTTTGAtttgtttataaattataaatctGCTAAAGTCATATGGGATAGTTTGGAGAAGAAATATGGCGCAGATGATGCGGAAAAAAAGAAGTATGTGGTTCGAAAGTGGATCAAGTTTCAGATGGTtgataataagccaatcatggagCAGGTTCACGAGTATGAAAACTTGATTGCTGATGTTTTGAACGAAGGCATGGAGATGTGTGAGATTCATCAGGCTAATGTTCTGCTTGAAAAGTTTCCACCTTCCTAG